A DNA window from Falco naumanni isolate bFalNau1 chromosome Z, bFalNau1.pat, whole genome shotgun sequence contains the following coding sequences:
- the LOC121081461 gene encoding protein FAM240A-like — MSTHTNSRRYKMGGHDAEELKNFWEKVIQEQTKQREGEESRLSKSALNKLRHEWTLRLEGQTRQVQSHRKTQKEQMMMMAVEAVPLPDKTVA; from the exons atgagcACGCATACCAACTCTAGACGTTACAAAATGGGTGGTCATGatgcagaagagctgaagaaTTTCTGGGAAAAAGTCATCCAAGAGCAAACTAAGCAACGAGAAGGTGAAGAGTCTAGGTTAAGCAAAAGTGCCCTGAACAA ACTTCGTCATGAATGGACTTTGCGGCTGGAAGGACAAACAAGGCAGGTCCAGTCtcacaggaaaacacagaaagaacagatgATGATGATGGCTGTTGAGGCTGTTCCCTTGCCAGATAAAACTGTTGcttaa